Genomic window (Spirosoma sp. KCTC 42546):
CGAGCAGTTGCCTCCATTTTTTGCAGGCTTAACGTTACGCTATGAAATCCCTGGGTCGCCATGTCTTGCTTGATATCGCCGGTTTCCCAGGCGGGTCGATCATCCGAATGCTGAATGAGGGCAATAGCCAACCCATCGGGATCCGTAAAGGGCAAATAAGTTTCGCTAAACCGCTCCGCCTGTTCACCCATAGATACGCCAAACTCTCTGAATCGCCCAGCCCAGTTATCCAGGCTTCCGGTCGGTACGGAATAACCTATTTCGGTAGCCATACCCACACCGTTTTTGCCAGGCCCAATGCCTTCCCAGGGAAAAAAGGTAAGAATGGTGCCGGGGGATCCATCTTCATTGCCGTAGTAAAAATGATACGTGCTGGGGTCGTCGAAGTTGACGGTTTTTTTTACCATCCGCAGCCCCAGCACGTGGGTATAAAAATCGTAGTTGCGCTGCGCGTTGTTAGCAATCGCCGTGATATGATGAAGGCCTAAAATTCGGTTGTCCATATCTGATAAGTGAATAGTTGTTAGTAGAGCTTCGTAATGAATCTAATCGGGCCTGATGCTTCCAGGTTAGTCTAAAAATCGCCTACTTATTGTTCATGTATCTGATTTTCACGCCATCGGAAGCGATAAAAAACACACTTTAATTGCATCCGCAATCTGGTCATATTCGTCAACATGAACTGGTTTTTTGATAAAGGAGTTTATCCCTTTTGCATAGGCTGATGTTATTAATTCTGGCTGGTCACTGGTTGAGAGCATGACAACCGGCGTAGAAAATAGTTGGTTTTGCGCCCGAATGAATACCAGCGTTTCCAGGCCATTTAATCCGGGCATGTTCATGTCCAGGATGACTAACTGAATAAAATTTGTTTGCAGCAGAGCTAGCGCTTCTTCACCATTTTTGGCCTCCAAAACAGCCAAATCGTCGATGACCCGCTCAATAGCCTGACGTAGAAAGTAACGATCATCGTCATCATCGTCTGTCAATAAAATGGTAGTATGTCTTTGGTACATAGTCAACTACAGTAATCTATGAACAGATTCTTCGCAAAAGCTCAACCGGATCTACCATTCTTAAGCTAATTCAGCTCCTATTAAAAGTGGGCGCCCGGTCCTTATTCACATTGTCTTTACTTTGCTGGCAGCTTCTAAAATAAACGCAGCTACTTTCTCTGGCTGAGCCAGCATGGCAACATGGCTGGATTTGAGTTCAATCGTAGTAGCCTTGAGTTTTTTGGCCAGCGTTCGTTCCATATCCGGATTAATCATTCGGTCATTAGCCGCTACGACGTACCAGGAAGGTTTGCTTTTCCAGGCTGCTTTGGTGATTTTTTCTTTCAATGCCGTGAACGCTTGTGGGCCCTGCGTTGCTACTAGTAACTTCCGTTCCGATTGGGGTAAATCCTGTGCGAAATCTTCATTAATTCCTTTAGGCGACATGCTGACAAATCCATAGGCATCGGGTTTTATTTCATCATTGCCCGGTGTGGAGGCTGCGGTCTGCACCAGTTCCAGAAACGACTGGCCTTCATCAGGAGCAGCTGCAGCTACGTAAACAAGCCCAGCTACCTTGTCATGGTTACCCGCTTCGGTAATGACCACGCCCCCCCAGGAATGACCCACTAATAAAACTGGCCCATTCATTAATTCGATGGCTCGTTTGGTAGCCGCCACATCGTCACCCAGGGAGGTAAGTGGGTTTTGTACGGCTATTACGTTAAATCCCTTAGCTTCCAGCAACGGAATTACCTTGGACCAGCTTGAGCCATCAGCCCACGTTCCGTGAACCAATACTACATTTTTTACCCCGGTAGCTAATGCCTGAGCCGAAACGTTCTGGGTTGTTGAAAGAATTAGGGCAATACTAAGTGATGCGCATAAAACGGCGCGATTAATTGTCCACATGGTTGTTGAGGATTAAGAATTGGTTGATTTAAATACAGGTCTTGTACAACTGATGGAATCAAGGCGGTAGTAGGTTGCGTGCGTTATTCATCGCTTATATATGGATAAATCGATTGATATACCGGATAGGAGTTCAAGAACTTAATGAAGTTTAACGTCCGGCTTTTGTCGAAACAAACCTACCAGAAGAAGGGCCGGGAAAAGCGGTACAAACAGATGGTATTCCAGTAAAAAGAGGGGATTTCAACCGTTGCTAAACAACGAACAATCAATGAAATACCTGAAATGATGAAAACGGGAAAACAAAACCCTAGGCCCTGCCTTAGCAGTCGCTCATGTTAATGAATCGCTCACGTTAATGACTCATATAAGCTAGAGTTTTGCATCTTAGACTAGTATTGCCGAGCAAATCTAAAAGCATACGAAAATCAATATGTCGTGGGTAAAGTCAGTTCAGATAAGGAAATGCACAGGTAGAGGCCCTAATTCTCCGGTTCAACTAAGCTTGCATTCTTCTACCTGATCTCTTTCGCCAATTTTACTTCCTAATTAGCCTAGCCAGGCAAAACGGATCTATTAGACAACTTTAGAAAATGAATTATAAGCTGATTATTTTCGATTTTGACGGAACACTAGCCGACTCATTTCCGTATTTTCTACAGACCATGAATGCATTGGCAACTACTTATAACTTCCCTAAAATTGATTCCCAGGAGGTAGATCGACTGAGGGGGCTAGATGCTCGCCAAATGATGAAACGTGCTAAATTGCCAGCCTGGAAAATGCCACTCATTGCTCGCTCGTTCATCCATCTTATGAACCGCGATATTGATCAAATACAACTGTTTGATGGCATATCTGAACTATTGCGAACGTTAGCTACTCAACAAGTTAAGTTGGCTATCGTCAGCTCTAACAGCGAGGAGAATGTGCGTCAGGTACTAGGTATTGAAAATGCTTCATTGATTAGCTACTACGGATGCGGCACATCGCTTTTTAATAAGGGTCATACGTTCAAACGAGCTATGACAAAGCTGAAAATTAAGCCTGAGGAAACGCTTTGTATAGGCGACGAAGTGCGGGATATTGAAGCAGCCCAAAAAGCAGCTACGGCTTTCGGTGGCGTTGCATGGGGATATACCCGTTCAGATGCATTGGAAGCCAACCCAGGTGTTATTATGTTCTATACCCCTAAGGAAATCTTAGAAGCGGTTTTAAGGGTTTGACTATAGACCCTATCCTATCTATTCTTGATACACTAACTAACTAAACTGCTTACCCAGCCAACAGGAAAGATACTAATTTGAGATTTGCGGCAGTAGCCGACCAATAGAACAACAAGTAGTACCATGAAACCTTTGCTTCCTTCTCCACTGCCGCTCAACTGGCCGATGAAACCCCTTGTATCGGCACGCACAAACTTTTCGGTGATGCCCTACGGCAGTTACGAACTGACTATTGAACACGAACTTATACGGCACGTCACGCCGACAATGCTGCTGTGGTGGTTCAGGCACATTGGCGGCACAATGACGGTTGAGACGCATACTTACCCCCGATACCGGATCTGGCACCCGCTCGATCATATCCACTGGTCAATGACCAACCCCGGCCCTGACGGTGCCGCGCAGGTCGGTTCGCGGTTCCGCATCGTAGAAGCCTTCGGGTGCAACCCTGACCACTTCGTAGACAGCGTGGAGGCCGTAGTTAAACTGGACATAGAAGGTATCCGGCTGGTTCGGCGTGAACTGGGTCAGGAAGTATTCAGCCTGCAACACTGGTTCGAGACGGCTTCGGGTGGAACGCACTATCGGTCACGCATGCAGGTAGGCGCGGAAAACACGTTTGGTCAGTACCTACTCAATCCCTTGATTCATCGCTTCCTGTTTACACCCGCGATGGGCCATGCGTGGCTGAAGCATAATGTAGAGGAAGTAGGTAATTTTGAGCATTTTCTACCAAACTTGTATCAACAACAGCTACATATTGAACCAGTCGGGTAACGTACCTTCGGTAGGAATGCGCGCCTGTCAGTTATCGCCACTCCGAATTAACAGCTGTGGGGCCGATGTATGTAAGTTACCCATTTTTGCTGATGACCACGCTCCAACCAGTTCAACAATTAGTTATTGGCGTTTTCAAGGGGCTGAGCCGTTGGCAAAAGGGGTAGCGTTACCCGAAACCAGCCTTCCTTTTCCTTAATAAAAGGTAGGGGGTAGCCCAGTAGCCGGTATTTATCAGCAATATTATTGAGCCCCACCCCATTCGATTCGACTCGGACGTTTCGATGCTGCATATTGTTTTCGACTACTAAGTACCCTTGCTCCGTTGTGCAGATGCGGATGGTCAGCGGCTCATCAGACAGGACACGGTTATGTTTGACGGCGTTTTCTACTAGCAGTTGCAGGGTCAGTGGGGGAATTAAGGCGTCGTAATAATTGGGGGCGATGTTCAATTGGGGGCGGATACTATCACCGAAGCGGGTCTTGAGCAGGTGAACGTACGACTGGATAAATTCCATTTCGACACCTAGAGTTGTCAACTCCTGGTCCGCTGACCGCAGCAGGTAGCGGTATACGCTGCTTAACTCGTCTACGTAATCAGTGGCCTGACGCGGGTTTTCGTCGATGAGCGCGGAGAGCGTGTTAAGCGCATTAAACAAAAAATGCGGGTTAACCTGACTTTTCAGGGCGCGCATCTGCGCTTCGGTATGTTGTTGCTTGAGTTGTTGAAGCGCGAGGTCGGATTGAAGTTGCTGTCGCAGGTGTTGTTCCCGTTCGCGGATGAGCTCCTGTTCGGCCCGCATTTGTTGCATAGCTCGCTGCTGTTGCCTGTACGAGAGGCCCAGTGACACGCAGGCGATGTCTATAAGGATGCCAAACTGAATAAGAAATCCGGGATGAATCGGTGACGGCAAATCAGAAAAACTTAGTATTCTCTCCTTAGCCGCATAATAACTGATAATGAAAACACCAATGCTTTGGGTAATCCATAAGGCCAGGGTACCTATTATAAAAAAGAGGGCAAGCAGATCACTAAATCGGACGTGCTTGATTACCGTGTAAAGAATCATCAGATAGACCACCGAAACAACAAGCACCCTCATACAATTGAGCTGGGTTTCGTGCCACTGGGTTAGCCAGGCCGACGAGAATAAATTAAAATATACTTCGGGCAACGCCACAATCACTATACCTTTCTGTATAATCCGATACCCTTGCAACAGGTCGGGCCGGGATTTTAACTGTAGAAACGTTATGGCTATTTCGAGGTACAACCAGGCAAAAATGTGCACATTGACGGTGTGGATAAAAGCGGTTAAAGGTGTGACAGGAACGTTATCTAAGCCAAATGCGAGTAGTAACAATAGAAGGTATAGTGTATAAAGTCCGTAAATCCGCTCCCGGCGCACAACCCATTGGATTAGGTTAGCAGCCAGAATAACCATAGTAGCTCCAAAGTAGAGCAGTATCCATTGATTATAGGTTGGTAAAAAAGAGGGCATAGTTCAAATGGTTCGGCATTGACGAAGTTAATTAATTAGCGCTTCAGATGACGCTGTTCCTACTGAAAGTGAGTAAACCCAGCACGTCGCCAATGCGCTAAAGTTCTGGCTGGCCTGTAAAACATTAATTGCGGCTTCACAGGTTTTTTTTCGTTCCACGCGCCTTCCGCTTCCCCGCGAACAGGAATGTGAACATGTGGACTACCCTGTGTGACAACACCAAAAGGCTTATCCAATTGAGCGGTTAGGTAAGATCGTCACGCTGTGCGACTTGATCTATACAGAGCCCCGGGGAGGGACAACGTTCAGGCCCTCTTTAGCTAAGGGGCACCGACTGATCGTACAACGCCTGGTGTAGCAAATTCAGTAGTTCGTTCAGATAAAGTCCATTGGCTATCGGAAGCGGATATGAAACTTTACCAGTTGTTAACCTGCATTATTCCCATGCATTTAAGAGGCAGGATTACTGAGCCAGTTAGAGTCGATGGAAGCCTACCCTTTATAAAACGTATCGGATCACTTTATCACTACTCACTAATAGCTGTTGAGAAAGAACCCTGTTTCTGTCGCTGATAGTAGCGCCGGGCTTTCTGCTTGGTGCCGCAGGTTTGCATATCGCACCATTTCCGGCGGTGATTCTTGGTTTCATCCAGGAAAAACCACGCACAGGCATCACATTGTTTAATCAGGCGTTGGTCTTTAGTGGTTAATAGCTCATAGGCCGACAAACTAAAGACCCAAACGGCTTGCATAAGTTCTTTTTCAGGTCGTTCCCAACTTAGTTCCAGTTTGGCTCCTTGTGCAGAAAACCCTCGCTTACCAAGCGCTTCCTTGATATGCCCGTTAAAGGATGCCAAGACCTGGGCCGTAGCCTGTGGCAGCTCTCCTTTTACCAGGGCTGAGAGTAGGGTTAGCATAGACTGCCGGACCGTACGGGCTTCTAACAAAACACGCTCTGCCTGCTGCGAATCTTGTTCCGCTAATCGCTTCAGAGCAGCAAGCGTGTCCGTATCCAACAGCGATAAGCGCTGGATTAGTGTCAGCAGATCGGTATAGCTATGGAGCCGCTCCACTAACAGCTCATCGTTGAGGACGGTGTTCACAAAATCAAGACAGGCGGCACCGCCTGCCAGATCCATTTCGGCAATCGTACTGACCTTTCCCATATCCTAAAGGCGAACAAATTACATAATCGCTAAAACAAGTTTAGTCGGTTATAGTTTCTCTTTCAGAATTCATACCATTATAGTTCATTTTAACGGTTATATTATGAATAAGGCAATCGGCCCTCGTTTTTGGTTGGTTTTAGCTTTTATAGCCATCTATTTCATATGGGGAACGACCTATCTGGCCAACCTATATGCCCTCAAAGCAATTCCGCCATTTATCATATCCGCGCTTCGTTATCTTCTTGCGGGCTTATTGCTGGCAGTCCTGGCCTATAGCAAAGATCAAGTTATTCCGACTGGGAAACAGATCCGGGATTTGGCGATTAGTGGCGTCTTAATGCTAGTGGGTGGCTCTGGCCTGGTCGTCGTCGCTGAGCAGTATATTACCTCTGGCTCAGCCGCTGTTATCGTAGCAACCGAGCCATTTTGGTTTGTCCTACTGGATCAGCCTCGCTGGAAGCTCTATTTTAGTGATAAAAAGATTATCGCCGGTCTACTGCTTGGCTTTGCCGGTATCATCCTGTTTACCCAGTTTTCGCCAGCGAGTACCTCCCATGAAGGCCAATCTGCCAATCAGCTGCTAGGGACAGTAATCGTTCTGGCAGGTGCTGTTTTGTGGGTAGGCGGAACCTTATTTGCTTCGCGGAGGATAAAGCCGGGTAGCTACACACTTTGGCATACCACGATTCAGCTCCTGGCAGCCGGGCTTTTTGCGACGTTCCTTGCGCTGGTCAACGGCGAGTGGAACGGTTTTGCCTGGCAAGCCGTGTCAATGCAAGCCTGGGGCGGGCTTGCCTTCCTAATTATATTCGGTTCCCTGATCGCCTATCTGGCCTTTGCCTGGCTGGTCACCATCCAACCTCCCGCCATCGTTAGTACCCATACCTACATAAATCCACTTATTGCTGTGCTTATTGGATGGATGGCCGCTGGCGAACAGGTTACTGGACTTCAACTCATCGCGTTAACGGTCGTCTTGACGGGTGTGGTGCTAACACAACTCAGCAAAACACAAGTTGGGAGTTGACACCTGCAGAATACCTTGATTGACTTGGTCATTTCGGGCCCGCATTGATCTTCTGAGCTTGTTATCCGTTTACAAATCGCGTAAGCATATATACAGTTGATGCGCTAGTTGACTCATCTCAGTCGGGTTCTGATACTGGTGGCTTGTTGGTTAGTGCACTTTTGTGGCGAAAGAACGGCACGAAGTCGCTCTAAAACTTTTCGTAAACAACGCCATGAACGTACGTTATTACCTTGTTTTTAGCTGGAGCCTGCTTGCAACCCTATTGGCCTGCAAACATGATCAGGAACAGATTATTCCTGGGCCTGAAGAGCCCGTTAAGCAGAATTTCATCCGCCCTAAGGGAACGCCCAATGGTCAACTCGTTCAGAAGACCATTGGCCCTGAAGGCGGGACGCTGGTATCCGCCGATCACCGCCTGATAATGACTATACCTGCTGGAGCGGTTAAACAGGTAACTAACTTCTCTATCCAGCCAATTACCAATACCCTGTCGGATAGCGCCAGTAGCGCGTATCGGTTGCTGCCCGAAGGAACCACGTTCGAGAAACCAGTCACACTTCAGATGCCTTATACGCAGACTGATTTGCTCAACACCTCCGCTCAGGCTCTGTTTCTGGCCTATCAGGGCAGCGATGGGGTATGGAAATACCTACCAAGCACCGAACTAGATGAAGCGAACAAAACGCTGAAGGTGCAGACCCATCACTTCAGCGATTGGGGTGTTTTTGCTGAATTTTATTTGTCCTCCAACACTGGATATCTGAAGGCTGGAGAAAGCGCCGACGTTCACTTATTGACCTTCGATTTCGGGAACATAACTAGCCTAGATAATCCAGAGGTAGAAATTGCCAAGCAAAAGACACTGAACAATCCAGCTAATATTCAAAACTGGAAAGCTTCGGTTGGTACACTGGAAGTACATAGTTCAAAAACCCTGGCTTCTTACACGGCACCAGCAGAGGTACCAGACTATGGGTTAACTGCACTGATTACCGTAGAGGTGGCCAACTTTATTCCCCCTGGGCAGGTCAAACGTATAGGAGGCACCGGCCGCGTTACAATGCTCACTACGATTATCATTGAAGGCCAAACGTATTTTCACCTCTTCGAAGATGACGATTCAAGACTGGATGTGACCTATGGAGCCTTTATTTCGGCAGAAGAAGGGGGTGTTATTACCGCATCCATGCGCAATGACCAGGCTTTGGCCATCGTGATCTACGCCGATCCAAATGATTATAGGCGCAGTTATCCCTACTATTTCAGCGAACGGGATGCCACTAAGAATCACAAGGCCGAAATCAGTATGGGAGCACCGGGGAGTCCAGAAAATTGGATAAGTCGCTACGAGGGTTGTACATCAACTGGTGAATTTGACCCGCACGTATCGCCCGGTAGCGTTCAAATTACGGGGCAGGTTGTCCTGAATGGAAAGATGTACCTGACGGGCAGCTTTACAGCTACTCTATATTTAGAAAATGGGGTTTGCGGAAAAAATTACAACCGACAGGAGCGATCGGTGCATGGTGATTTCAGGGTGCAAGTACTTAACTAACTATCCTTTTTTGAACGAACAACATGAAAACAAATCACATTCTCCTGATAGTCTGGGTGCTATTGGCTTCCCTCACCGCCTGCAAACATGAGCCCGACGTTCCACCGAATCCGATTGATGAGTTACCTGACGAGCAGCCTGGTACTGAGTTTATGGCAACAGCGAGTATGGACAAAGGCTTAGCGGTGAGCCTGACCTGGGATGCCCAGATGGGAAATCCTACCTATCGAATTTTACGAGCGTCGGCCAACGATATATACAGTGATCCAACGACAATGACTTACCAGCAGGTAGGGGAAACAAAGGAGCATTCGTTCAATGACACGCAGGTTAACCCGAGTTCTGTTTATTACTACAAAGTACAGGCGCAATACAGCGCGTCAACGGTAGTGACGAGCATCGTTACCGTTGGGCGAACCACAAAACCGTCTTACGAAGAATTAGCCGATGTACTTTACACCCGACTCGGTGAAGGTACGGGCGGTAAACGATACGACGCCGATAGCCCCAATGCTGTTTTAGCAACCATTTTCACCATCATACAGGAACAGGCGGGCACTAAGGGGGCCGATGTCGTGATTCTGCTCGATGATACAGGTAGTATGGGCGACGACATTGATGCGGTGAAAGCGGGTCTGAATAAAATCATTAGTGCACTCCCCCCCTCCACCCGATTGGGCGCAGCCACCTACAACGACCTGAATGAACTACCGGATAGCTGGTATAACTGGCGGGATTTAACCACCGACTTTGCGTCGATCCGAACATTTATTAATGCAGCCAGAGCATACGGGGGTGGCGACCGGCCAGAGTCTGTCTATGATGGCATTTACGAAACCTTAACGCGGGTTAGCTGGACTAGTACTAAACGAATTATGATTGTAGTAGGTGATGATCCCCCGCTGGAAGGCAGCAAAACCAAGCATAGCTATGACGATGTGGTGGCAACCTGCAAACAAAAGGGTATTGAGGCCAATCTGTACCCCATTCTGATTAAAGAGGACAATAACAAGAGCAACTAAGAGGCTATTATTTCCCTGCTTTCCAATGGCATAATTAGCGGTAGACGAACAATGAAGAAGCCATCCTCTTCCTCAACAACAGGGGCTGGTTGCTCAAGATTACGAAGTTGGCTGGCAATGGTTGATAAGCCAACCCCGTTCGATAATACCCGTACCTGTTTACGCTGAAGGTTGTTACGTACCAGTAGATATCCATCCTCATCGGTATAAACCCAAATGCTTAAGGGACGCCTGGGCAAGGTCACATTATGTTTGACAGCATTCTCCACCAGGAGTTGTAAGGTCAGTGGAGGTAGTAATCTCGTTAGGTGGTCGGCCTTGACCTGAATCGTCAGGTCAAGGCCGCTGCCATAACGGGTTTTTAGTAAACGATAGTACGATTGAATAAAGTCTAATTCGTCCGCTAAGGTGGTTAATACCTGATCATTCGCTTTCAATAAGTAGCGGTAGACTACGCTCAGCTCATCAACGAACTGGCCTGCCCGCTGGGGCTCGTCGTCAATTAACGACGACAGTGAGTTAAGGCTATTGAATAGAAAATGTGGGTTAACCTGCGCCTGTAGGGCTCGGAGTTGCACATCCTTTTTTTCTTGTTCCAATCGCTGTTGGGTAAGCTCGGCTATCAGACTCTCGTGCTGACGCTGTTCACGTTCGTGGCGGAGTTGCTCTTCCACGCGCGTTTGCTCAACGGCACGAGCCACAGCTAGCTGTCGCTGACGGAGCAGCAGACATAGCGAAAAGCTCAGTAACTCAAAAATAATAATGACCTCCATGGAGAGTAATAACCAATTGGCCGTTGCCGATGGGGGACCTATCGGCGTAGCCCAAATTAATCCGCTGAAGGAAATAAGGGCCCGCGCTTCATCCAGAAATACCAAAAAGCTACCCAGTAGAAAAAA
Coding sequences:
- a CDS encoding ring-cleaving dioxygenase, with the protein product MDNRILGLHHITAIANNAQRNYDFYTHVLGLRMVKKTVNFDDPSTYHFYYGNEDGSPGTILTFFPWEGIGPGKNGVGMATEIGYSVPTGSLDNWAGRFREFGVSMGEQAERFSETYLPFTDPDGLAIALIQHSDDRPAWETGDIKQDMATQGFHSVTLSLQKMEATARVLTDIFGYTLQAQEGNRYRFVTDAIATAAIVDLLEEPAGAIGRNAAGTNHHVAFRVANETIQMEFREKIQSKGLQITPKIDRDYFFSLYFREPGGVLFEIATDNPGFTVDEPLQELGSHLKLPKQYESSRTRIEKALPVLASR
- a CDS encoding response regulator, with the translated sequence MYQRHTTILLTDDDDDDRYFLRQAIERVIDDLAVLEAKNGEEALALLQTNFIQLVILDMNMPGLNGLETLVFIRAQNQLFSTPVVMLSTSDQPELITSAYAKGINSFIKKPVHVDEYDQIADAIKVCFLSLPMA
- a CDS encoding alpha/beta fold hydrolase; the protein is MWTINRAVLCASLSIALILSTTQNVSAQALATGVKNVVLVHGTWADGSSWSKVIPLLEAKGFNVIAVQNPLTSLGDDVAATKRAIELMNGPVLLVGHSWGGVVITEAGNHDKVAGLVYVAAAAPDEGQSFLELVQTAASTPGNDEIKPDAYGFVSMSPKGINEDFAQDLPQSERKLLVATQGPQAFTALKEKITKAAWKSKPSWYVVAANDRMINPDMERTLAKKLKATTIELKSSHVAMLAQPEKVAAFILEAASKVKTM
- a CDS encoding HAD-IA family hydrolase, with protein sequence MNYKLIIFDFDGTLADSFPYFLQTMNALATTYNFPKIDSQEVDRLRGLDARQMMKRAKLPAWKMPLIARSFIHLMNRDIDQIQLFDGISELLRTLATQQVKLAIVSSNSEENVRQVLGIENASLISYYGCGTSLFNKGHTFKRAMTKLKIKPEETLCIGDEVRDIEAAQKAATAFGGVAWGYTRSDALEANPGVIMFYTPKEILEAVLRV
- a CDS encoding DAPG hydrolase family protein — protein: MKPLLPSPLPLNWPMKPLVSARTNFSVMPYGSYELTIEHELIRHVTPTMLLWWFRHIGGTMTVETHTYPRYRIWHPLDHIHWSMTNPGPDGAAQVGSRFRIVEAFGCNPDHFVDSVEAVVKLDIEGIRLVRRELGQEVFSLQHWFETASGGTHYRSRMQVGAENTFGQYLLNPLIHRFLFTPAMGHAWLKHNVEEVGNFEHFLPNLYQQQLHIEPVG
- a CDS encoding sensor histidine kinase, producing the protein MPSFLPTYNQWILLYFGATMVILAANLIQWVVRRERIYGLYTLYLLLLLLAFGLDNVPVTPLTAFIHTVNVHIFAWLYLEIAITFLQLKSRPDLLQGYRIIQKGIVIVALPEVYFNLFSSAWLTQWHETQLNCMRVLVVSVVYLMILYTVIKHVRFSDLLALFFIIGTLALWITQSIGVFIISYYAAKERILSFSDLPSPIHPGFLIQFGILIDIACVSLGLSYRQQQRAMQQMRAEQELIREREQHLRQQLQSDLALQQLKQQHTEAQMRALKSQVNPHFLFNALNTLSALIDENPRQATDYVDELSSVYRYLLRSADQELTTLGVEMEFIQSYVHLLKTRFGDSIRPQLNIAPNYYDALIPPLTLQLLVENAVKHNRVLSDEPLTIRICTTEQGYLVVENNMQHRNVRVESNGVGLNNIADKYRLLGYPLPFIKEKEGWFRVTLPLLPTAQPLENANN
- a CDS encoding CGNR zinc finger domain-containing protein, which translates into the protein MGKVSTIAEMDLAGGAACLDFVNTVLNDELLVERLHSYTDLLTLIQRLSLLDTDTLAALKRLAEQDSQQAERVLLEARTVRQSMLTLLSALVKGELPQATAQVLASFNGHIKEALGKRGFSAQGAKLELSWERPEKELMQAVWVFSLSAYELLTTKDQRLIKQCDACAWFFLDETKNHRRKWCDMQTCGTKQKARRYYQRQKQGSFSTAISE
- a CDS encoding EamA family transporter; its protein translation is MNKAIGPRFWLVLAFIAIYFIWGTTYLANLYALKAIPPFIISALRYLLAGLLLAVLAYSKDQVIPTGKQIRDLAISGVLMLVGGSGLVVVAEQYITSGSAAVIVATEPFWFVLLDQPRWKLYFSDKKIIAGLLLGFAGIILFTQFSPASTSHEGQSANQLLGTVIVLAGAVLWVGGTLFASRRIKPGSYTLWHTTIQLLAAGLFATFLALVNGEWNGFAWQAVSMQAWGGLAFLIIFGSLIAYLAFAWLVTIQPPAIVSTHTYINPLIAVLIGWMAAGEQVTGLQLIALTVVLTGVVLTQLSKTQVGS
- a CDS encoding vWA domain-containing protein, which translates into the protein MKTNHILLIVWVLLASLTACKHEPDVPPNPIDELPDEQPGTEFMATASMDKGLAVSLTWDAQMGNPTYRILRASANDIYSDPTTMTYQQVGETKEHSFNDTQVNPSSVYYYKVQAQYSASTVVTSIVTVGRTTKPSYEELADVLYTRLGEGTGGKRYDADSPNAVLATIFTIIQEQAGTKGADVVILLDDTGSMGDDIDAVKAGLNKIISALPPSTRLGAATYNDLNELPDSWYNWRDLTTDFASIRTFINAARAYGGGDRPESVYDGIYETLTRVSWTSTKRIMIVVGDDPPLEGSKTKHSYDDVVATCKQKGIEANLYPILIKEDNNKSN
- a CDS encoding histidine kinase; protein product: MAGQEVMFFYLGSVGSIVILNAVQWGISRDSIYGLFTFQMFPSLINAVVFNLVLTNLERNLIYDVTLTAIHICYIALVDRLFNLKEQHSRLHHWFLIVQRVLVGLLIVDFVIDLSGADRHHNLIVWSLTVLSGAFFVGCCALSMWVAAQRRDLVGRFFLLGSFLVFLDEARALISFSGLIWATPIGPPSATANWLLLSMEVIIIFELLSFSLCLLLRQRQLAVARAVEQTRVEEQLRHEREQRQHESLIAELTQQRLEQEKKDVQLRALQAQVNPHFLFNSLNSLSSLIDDEPQRAGQFVDELSVVYRYLLKANDQVLTTLADELDFIQSYYRLLKTRYGSGLDLTIQVKADHLTRLLPPLTLQLLVENAVKHNVTLPRRPLSIWVYTDEDGYLLVRNNLQRKQVRVLSNGVGLSTIASQLRNLEQPAPVVEEEDGFFIVRLPLIMPLESREIIAS